The following proteins come from a genomic window of Pseudomonas sp. Z8(2022):
- a CDS encoding DUF2164 domain-containing protein, whose protein sequence is MARTKVPSLALEPAQEQAALLMLQRFLDERFELQLGTFEVQEVLDLITRELAPHYYNKAILDVQAHLKDRFESIESDLWALEKS, encoded by the coding sequence ATGGCCCGCACCAAGGTGCCCAGCCTGGCGCTCGAGCCTGCTCAGGAGCAGGCCGCGCTGCTGATGCTGCAACGCTTTCTCGATGAGCGTTTCGAGCTGCAGCTGGGTACCTTCGAAGTGCAGGAGGTGCTCGATCTGATCACCCGCGAGCTGGCGCCACACTATTACAACAAGGCGATTCTCGACGTGCAGGCGCACCTGAAGGACAGGTTCGAAAGCATCGAGAGCGACCTCTGGGCGCTCGAAAAGAGCTGA
- the hisA gene encoding 1-(5-phosphoribosyl)-5-[(5-phosphoribosylamino)methylideneamino]imidazole-4-carboxamide isomerase encodes MLIIPAIDLKDGACVRLRQGRMEDSTVFSDDPVSMAAKWVEGGCRRLHLVDLNGAFEGQPVNGEVVTAIAKRYPTLPIQIGGGIRTLETIEHYVRAGVSYVIIGTKAVKEPEFVTEACKAFPGKVIVGLDAKDGFVATDGWAEVSSVQATDLARRFEADGVSAIVYTDIAKDGMMQGCNVEATAALAAASRIPVIASGGIHNLGDIEKLLLARSPGIIGAITGRAIYEGTLDVAEAQSFCDNFKG; translated from the coding sequence ATGCTGATTATCCCCGCTATCGATCTCAAGGACGGCGCTTGCGTGCGTCTGCGTCAGGGCCGCATGGAAGACTCCACGGTGTTTTCCGATGATCCGGTGAGCATGGCCGCCAAGTGGGTCGAGGGCGGCTGCCGTCGTCTGCATCTGGTCGATCTGAATGGTGCCTTCGAAGGTCAGCCGGTCAACGGTGAAGTGGTCACCGCCATCGCCAAGCGCTACCCGACCCTGCCGATCCAGATCGGCGGCGGCATCCGCACCCTGGAGACCATCGAGCACTACGTGCGCGCCGGCGTCAGCTACGTGATCATCGGTACCAAGGCCGTTAAAGAACCCGAGTTCGTCACCGAGGCGTGCAAGGCCTTCCCGGGCAAGGTGATCGTCGGTCTGGATGCCAAGGACGGTTTCGTCGCCACCGATGGCTGGGCGGAAGTGTCCAGCGTGCAGGCGACTGACCTGGCCAGGCGTTTCGAAGCCGACGGCGTATCTGCCATCGTTTATACCGACATCGCCAAGGACGGCATGATGCAGGGCTGCAACGTCGAAGCCACCGCCGCACTGGCCGCGGCCAGCCGCATCCCGGTGATCGCCTCCGGCGGCATCCACAATCTCGGCGATATCGAGAAGCTGCTGCTGGCGCGTTCGCCCGGCATCATCGGCGCCATCACAGGCCGCGCCATCTATGAAGGCACCCTGGATGTGGCCGAGGCGCAGAGCTTCTGCGACAACTTCAAGGGTTAA
- the hisF gene encoding imidazole glycerol phosphate synthase subunit HisF — MALAKRIIPCLDVDNGRVVKGVKFENIRDAGDPVEIARRYDEQGADEITFLDITASVDGRDTTLHTVERMASQVFIPLTVGGGVRSVQDIRNLLNAGADKVSINTAAVFNPEFVGEAAARFGSQCIVVAIDAKRVSAPGEPGRWEIFTHGGRKPTGLDAVEWARKMEELGAGEILLTSMDQDGVKSGYDLGVTRAISEAVRVPVIASGGVGNLQHLADGILEGKADAVLAASIFHFGEYTVPEAKAYLASRGIVVR, encoded by the coding sequence ATGGCACTGGCCAAACGCATCATCCCCTGCCTGGACGTGGACAACGGCCGCGTGGTCAAGGGCGTCAAGTTCGAGAACATCCGCGATGCCGGCGACCCGGTGGAGATCGCCCGGCGCTACGATGAACAGGGCGCCGACGAGATCACCTTCCTCGACATCACCGCCAGCGTCGATGGTCGCGACACCACGCTGCACACCGTCGAGCGCATGGCCAGCCAGGTGTTCATCCCGCTGACCGTCGGCGGTGGCGTGCGCAGCGTGCAGGACATCCGCAATCTGCTCAACGCCGGGGCCGACAAGGTGTCGATCAATACCGCTGCGGTGTTCAACCCGGAGTTCGTCGGCGAGGCCGCCGCGCGCTTCGGTTCGCAGTGCATCGTCGTTGCCATCGATGCCAAGCGTGTTTCCGCGCCGGGCGAGCCGGGTCGCTGGGAAATCTTCACCCACGGCGGGCGCAAGCCGACTGGCCTGGATGCGGTGGAGTGGGCGCGCAAGATGGAAGAGCTGGGGGCCGGAGAGATTCTGCTCACCAGCATGGATCAGGACGGTGTGAAGAGCGGCTACGACCTGGGCGTGACCCGTGCCATCAGCGAGGCCGTGCGTGTGCCGGTGATCGCCTCCGGTGGCGTCGGCAACCTGCAGCATCTGGCCGATGGCATTCTCGAAGGCAAGGCCGATGCCGTGCTGGCCGCGAGCATCTTCCACTTCGGTGAATACACCGTACCGGAGGCCAAGGCCTATCTGGCCAGCCGCGGCATCGTCGTGCGCTGA
- a CDS encoding substrate-binding periplasmic protein: MFLLRFATVLALICGLNLARAEQLVLLTENLPPFNMSASGNNFARDDHVTGISADIMRAVCERAEVDCQLILRFPWQRVYQQTLDDVGYGLFSTARTAEREKLFKWVGPIASNDWVLFAKGGSSIQLASLDDARRYRIGGYKDDAKTQFLLDKGFEVQTALRDNENVHKLDRGQIDLWVTSGQAGRFVARQEGLPNLKVVQHLYAADLYLALNLQTPDELVQKLQKALDSLRAEGVLKAIEARY; encoded by the coding sequence ATGTTTCTTCTTCGATTCGCGACCGTCCTGGCCCTGATCTGTGGTCTCAACCTGGCGCGTGCAGAACAACTGGTGCTGCTTACCGAGAATCTTCCGCCGTTCAACATGTCCGCCAGCGGCAACAACTTCGCCCGTGACGACCATGTCACCGGTATCAGTGCCGATATCATGCGTGCCGTCTGCGAACGAGCCGAAGTCGATTGCCAACTGATCCTGCGTTTCCCCTGGCAGCGCGTTTACCAGCAGACCCTGGACGATGTCGGTTACGGCCTGTTCTCGACGGCGCGTACGGCCGAGCGCGAGAAGCTGTTCAAGTGGGTCGGTCCGATCGCCAGTAATGACTGGGTGCTGTTCGCCAAGGGAGGCAGCAGCATCCAGTTGGCATCGCTGGACGATGCGCGGCGCTACCGCATCGGTGGCTACAAGGACGATGCCAAAACCCAGTTCCTGCTGGACAAGGGCTTCGAGGTGCAGACGGCGCTGCGCGACAACGAGAACGTGCACAAGCTCGACCGCGGGCAGATCGACCTTTGGGTAACCTCCGGTCAGGCGGGGCGTTTCGTGGCGCGTCAGGAGGGCTTGCCGAATCTCAAGGTGGTGCAACACCTGTATGCGGCCGATCTGTATCTGGCGCTCAACCTGCAAACCCCTGATGAACTGGTGCAAAAGTTGCAAAAGGCATTGGATTCGCTGCGGGCCGAAGGCGTATTGAAGGCCATCGAAGCCCGCTATTAA
- a CDS encoding substrate-binding periplasmic protein — MLKRLLIALGGTLVVLAGAARAEVDPNFNVVLLTENFPPYNMAINGKNFAQQEQINGIAVDIVKEMFKRAGVQYSLTLRFPWDRIYKLALEKPGYGVFVTARLPEREQLFKWVGPIGPDDWVLLAKGDSTLNLASLEEAKAYRIGAYKGDAISQYLVDKGIEHSTSLRDQENARKLEAGQIDLWATGDPAGRYLAKQEGISGLKTVLRFDSAELYLALNKEMPDEIVARLQAALDQMRAEGFVDKTLNNYL; from the coding sequence ATGCTCAAACGCTTGCTGATCGCGCTGGGTGGCACCCTTGTGGTGCTGGCCGGAGCTGCGCGCGCCGAAGTGGACCCGAATTTCAACGTCGTCCTGCTTACCGAGAACTTTCCGCCCTACAACATGGCGATCAACGGCAAGAATTTCGCCCAGCAAGAGCAGATCAACGGCATCGCCGTGGATATCGTCAAGGAAATGTTCAAGCGTGCCGGCGTTCAGTACAGCCTGACCCTGCGCTTCCCCTGGGACCGCATCTACAAGCTGGCGCTGGAAAAGCCTGGTTACGGTGTATTCGTCACCGCGCGTCTGCCGGAGCGTGAGCAACTGTTCAAGTGGGTCGGCCCCATTGGCCCGGACGACTGGGTGCTGCTGGCCAAGGGCGACAGCACGCTCAATCTGGCCAGCCTGGAAGAAGCCAAGGCGTATCGCATCGGTGCCTACAAGGGCGATGCCATCTCCCAGTACCTGGTCGACAAGGGTATCGAGCACAGCACCTCGCTGCGCGACCAGGAAAATGCACGCAAGCTGGAAGCCGGGCAGATCGACCTCTGGGCCACGGGTGACCCCGCGGGCCGCTACCTGGCCAAGCAGGAAGGCATCTCCGGGCTGAAAACCGTTCTGCGTTTCGACAGCGCCGAGCTGTACCTGGCGCTGAACAAGGAAATGCCGGACGAGATCGTTGCCAGGCTGCAGGCTGCGCTGGATCAGATGCGCGCCGAAGGATTCGTCGACAAGACGCTGAACAACTACCTCTAA
- a CDS encoding substrate-binding periplasmic protein, with protein sequence MLKTLKKSLFIALFVVSGVAHAELPADYKVVLLTENFPPFNMAVDDKNFARDDGIDGISADVVREMFKRAGIGYTLTLRFPWDRLYRLTLDKPNYGLFSTTYTPERQPLFKWVGPLANTGWVLLAAPGNDIRVSSLKDAAKYRIGAYKNDAVSQHLESQGLEPINALRDQENVKKLVRGQIDLWATTDPVGRYLAKQEDVSGLNTVLRFNDAQLYLALNKDTPDEVVERLQKALDQMRAEGFIDDITENYL encoded by the coding sequence ATGCTGAAAACCCTGAAGAAAAGCCTGTTCATCGCCCTGTTTGTCGTCTCCGGCGTCGCTCACGCGGAACTGCCAGCTGACTACAAGGTAGTGCTGCTTACCGAGAATTTCCCGCCGTTCAACATGGCGGTGGACGACAAGAACTTCGCTCGTGATGACGGCATCGACGGCATCAGCGCCGATGTGGTGCGCGAGATGTTCAAGCGTGCCGGCATCGGCTACACCCTGACTCTGCGCTTCCCCTGGGATCGTCTGTACCGCCTGACCCTGGACAAGCCCAACTATGGCCTGTTCTCTACCACTTACACCCCCGAGCGTCAGCCGCTGTTCAAGTGGGTCGGCCCGCTGGCCAACACCGGCTGGGTACTGCTCGCTGCACCGGGTAACGACATCAGGGTGTCGAGCCTGAAGGACGCCGCCAAATATCGTATCGGCGCCTACAAGAACGATGCGGTCAGCCAGCACCTGGAAAGCCAGGGCCTGGAACCGATCAACGCCCTGCGAGACCAGGAGAACGTGAAGAAGCTGGTGCGCGGGCAGATCGATCTGTGGGCTACCACCGACCCGGTGGGCCGCTACCTGGCCAAGCAGGAAGACGTCAGCGGGCTGAATACCGTGCTGCGTTTCAACGATGCGCAGTTGTATCTGGCGCTGAACAAGGACACCCCGGACGAGGTGGTCGAGCGTCTGCAGAAGGCACTGGACCAGATGCGTGCCGAAGGCTTTATCGACGACATCACCGAGAACTACCTGTAA
- a CDS encoding S41 family peptidase produces the protein MPHRFRPTCLALALGLLLGAPALQAAEPAPTPAPAASGKAPLPLDDLRTFAEVLDRIKAAYVEPVSDKTLLENAIKGMLSNLDPHSAYLEPEAFAELQESTSGEFGGLGIEVGMEDGFVKVVSPIDDTPASKAGIQPGDLIVKIDGQPTKGLSMMEAVDKMRGKAGSKIELTLVRDGGRPFDLTLTRAVIKVRSVKSQMLEDGYGYLRISQFQVNTGEEVGKALTKLRQDNGNKKLRGLVMDLRNNPGGVLQAAVEVADHFLKSGLIVYTEGRLANSELRFNADPADASEGVPLVVLINGGSASASEIVAGALQDHKRAVLMGTDSFGKGSVQTVLPLNNDRALKLTTALYFTPNGRSIQAQGIVPDIEVARAKVTREQENEGIKEADLQGHLGNGNGGADRPSRAAQAARTERPQDDDYQLSQALNLLKGLSVTRGN, from the coding sequence ATGCCCCATCGCTTTCGCCCCACCTGCCTGGCTCTGGCCCTCGGGCTGCTGCTCGGCGCTCCAGCCCTGCAAGCGGCCGAGCCCGCCCCCACGCCAGCACCGGCAGCGAGCGGCAAGGCCCCGCTGCCACTGGATGATCTGCGCACCTTCGCCGAGGTGCTGGACCGCATCAAGGCCGCCTATGTCGAGCCGGTGAGCGACAAGACCCTGCTGGAAAATGCCATCAAGGGCATGCTCAGCAACCTCGACCCGCATTCGGCCTACCTCGAGCCGGAAGCCTTCGCCGAGCTGCAGGAAAGCACCAGCGGCGAGTTCGGCGGCCTGGGCATCGAGGTCGGCATGGAGGATGGTTTCGTCAAGGTGGTATCGCCGATCGACGACACCCCGGCCTCCAAGGCCGGCATCCAGCCCGGCGACCTGATCGTCAAGATCGATGGCCAGCCGACCAAGGGCCTGTCGATGATGGAAGCCGTGGACAAGATGCGCGGCAAGGCCGGCAGCAAGATCGAACTGACCCTGGTACGCGACGGCGGTCGCCCCTTCGACCTGACCCTGACCCGCGCGGTTATCAAGGTGCGCAGCGTCAAGAGCCAGATGCTCGAAGACGGTTACGGCTATCTGCGCATCTCGCAATTCCAGGTCAACACCGGCGAAGAAGTCGGCAAGGCGCTGACCAAGCTGCGCCAGGACAACGGCAACAAGAAACTGCGCGGGCTGGTCATGGACCTGCGCAACAACCCGGGCGGCGTGTTGCAGGCTGCCGTGGAAGTGGCCGACCACTTCCTCAAGAGCGGGCTGATCGTCTACACCGAAGGCCGCCTGGCCAACTCCGAACTGCGCTTCAATGCCGACCCGGCCGACGCCAGCGAAGGCGTGCCGCTGGTGGTACTGATCAACGGCGGCAGCGCCTCGGCCTCGGAGATCGTTGCCGGCGCCTTGCAGGACCACAAACGCGCAGTGCTGATGGGCACCGACAGTTTCGGCAAGGGCTCGGTACAGACCGTGCTACCGCTGAACAACGACCGCGCGCTGAAGCTGACCACGGCGCTGTACTTCACCCCGAACGGCCGTTCGATTCAGGCCCAGGGCATTGTCCCGGACATCGAGGTAGCACGCGCCAAGGTCACCCGCGAGCAGGAAAACGAAGGCATCAAGGAAGCCGACCTGCAGGGACACCTGGGCAACGGCAACGGCGGCGCGGACCGTCCGAGCCGCGCCGCCCAGGCCGCTCGTACCGAACGCCCGCAGGATGACGACTACCAATTGAGCCAGGCACTGAACCTGCTCAAGGGCCTGAGCGTCACCCGCGGCAACTGA
- a CDS encoding murein hydrolase activator EnvC family protein, protein MLRILALILLSSLIAPAIADQRADAQRQLEAARQDVAELKKLLEKLQQEKSGVQQQLKKTETEMGNLENQVKELQRELKGSEQEIQRLDQEKKKLQSARTEQQRLIAIQARAAYQSGRQEYVKLLLNQQNPEKFSRTLTYYDYLSQARLEQLSAFNETLRQLANVEQEITTHQAQLQAQKADLDERHAKLAEVRKERQQALAKLNRDFASRDQRLKARQQEQAELGRVLKTIEETLARQAREAEEARKRALAVQQAERARPGSQPSGPLVTSGAVYGGPFASARGKLPWPVDGRLVARYGTPRGGDARTKWDGVLIGAPAGSQVRAVHGGRVVFADWLRGAGLLVILDHGNGYLSLYGHNQSLLRSAGDVVKAGDPIATVGNSGGQAASALYFAIRQNGRPSDPAQWCRAQG, encoded by the coding sequence ATGCTTCGCATCCTTGCCCTGATTCTGCTCAGCAGCCTGATCGCTCCGGCCATCGCCGATCAGCGCGCCGATGCCCAGCGCCAGCTGGAAGCCGCCCGCCAGGATGTCGCCGAGTTGAAGAAACTGCTGGAGAAGCTGCAGCAGGAGAAATCCGGCGTGCAGCAGCAGCTGAAGAAGACCGAGACCGAGATGGGCAACCTGGAGAACCAGGTCAAGGAACTGCAGCGCGAACTCAAGGGCAGCGAGCAGGAAATCCAGCGCCTGGATCAGGAGAAAAAAAAACTCCAGAGCGCGCGCACTGAGCAGCAACGACTGATCGCCATCCAGGCCCGCGCCGCCTATCAGAGCGGCCGCCAGGAATACGTCAAGCTGCTGCTCAACCAGCAGAACCCGGAAAAGTTCTCGCGCACCCTCACCTACTACGACTACCTCAGTCAGGCACGCCTGGAGCAGCTCTCGGCCTTCAACGAGACCCTGCGCCAGCTGGCCAACGTCGAGCAGGAAATCACCACTCACCAGGCCCAGCTGCAGGCACAGAAGGCTGACCTGGATGAACGTCACGCCAAGCTCGCCGAGGTGCGCAAGGAGCGCCAGCAGGCACTGGCCAAGCTCAACCGCGACTTCGCCAGTCGTGACCAGCGCCTCAAGGCGCGCCAGCAGGAGCAGGCCGAACTGGGGCGCGTACTCAAGACCATCGAGGAAACCCTGGCCCGCCAGGCGCGCGAGGCCGAAGAGGCACGCAAGCGCGCACTGGCTGTCCAGCAGGCGGAGCGGGCGCGCCCCGGCAGCCAGCCAAGCGGCCCGCTGGTGACCAGCGGCGCCGTCTACGGCGGCCCTTTCGCCAGTGCTCGCGGCAAGCTGCCATGGCCGGTCGATGGCCGACTGGTGGCACGCTACGGAACCCCGCGCGGCGGCGACGCTCGTACTAAGTGGGATGGCGTGCTGATCGGCGCCCCCGCTGGCAGCCAGGTGCGTGCGGTGCATGGCGGCCGAGTGGTTTTCGCCGACTGGTTGCGTGGCGCCGGCCTGCTGGTCATCCTCGACCACGGCAATGGTTACCTGAGCCTGTACGGCCACAACCAGAGCCTGCTCAGGAGTGCCGGCGACGTGGTCAAGGCCGGCGATCCCATCGCCACCGTTGGCAACAGCGGCGGCCAGGCTGCATCGGCACTGTACTTCGCCATTCGCCAGAACGGTCGCCCGAGTGATCCGGCACAATGGTGCCGCGCGCAGGGATAA
- the gpmI gene encoding 2,3-bisphosphoglycerate-independent phosphoglycerate mutase, translated as MSATPKPLVLIILDGFGHSDNPEYNAIHAANTPVYDRLRATYPHGLISGSGMDVGLPDGQMGNSEVGHMNLGAGRVVYQDFTRVTKAIRDGEFFDNAVITAAVDKAVAAGKAVHILGLLSDGGVHSHQDHIVAMAELAAKRGAERIYLHAFLDGRDTPPKSAQPSIELLDAAFARLGKGRIASLTGRYFAMDRDNRWDRVEQAYHLIVDGAGQFSAATAVEGLQAAYERGESDEFVKATTIGAPVQVEDGDAVVFMNFRADRARELTRAFVEPGFKEFERKRAPQVGFVMLTQYAASIPAPAAFAPEALTNVLGEYLAKNGKTQLRIAETEKYAHVTFFFSGGREEPFEGEERILIPSPNVATYDLKPEMSAPEVTDRIVDAIGNQRYDVIIVNYANGDMVGHTGVFEAAVKAVETLDTCVGRITAALEKVGGEALITADHGNVEQMEDECTGQAHTAHTCEPVPFIYVGKRPARIREGGVLADVAPTLLKLMGLEQPAEMTGKTIVELE; from the coding sequence ATGAGTGCCACGCCAAAACCCTTGGTCCTGATCATCCTCGACGGCTTCGGTCACAGCGACAACCCCGAGTACAATGCCATCCACGCCGCCAATACGCCGGTTTACGACCGTTTGCGCGCCACCTACCCGCACGGCTTGATCTCCGGCAGCGGCATGGATGTCGGCCTGCCGGACGGACAGATGGGCAACTCCGAAGTCGGCCACATGAACCTCGGCGCCGGCCGCGTGGTGTACCAGGACTTCACCCGCGTGACCAAGGCCATCCGCGACGGCGAGTTCTTCGACAACGCGGTCATCACCGCAGCCGTGGACAAGGCCGTGGCGGCCGGCAAGGCGGTGCACATCCTCGGCCTGCTCTCCGACGGCGGCGTGCACAGCCACCAGGATCACATCGTCGCCATGGCCGAACTGGCCGCCAAACGTGGCGCCGAGAGGATCTACCTGCATGCCTTCCTCGACGGCCGCGACACCCCGCCGAAAAGCGCGCAGCCGTCCATCGAACTGCTCGACGCAGCCTTCGCCCGCCTCGGCAAGGGCCGTATTGCCAGCCTCACCGGCCGCTATTTCGCCATGGACCGCGACAACCGCTGGGACCGAGTCGAACAGGCCTATCACCTGATCGTCGACGGCGCCGGCCAGTTCAGCGCCGCCACGGCCGTGGAAGGCCTGCAGGCCGCCTATGAGCGCGGCGAGAGCGACGAGTTCGTCAAGGCCACCACCATCGGCGCGCCGGTGCAGGTCGAGGATGGCGATGCCGTGGTGTTCATGAACTTCCGCGCCGACCGCGCCCGCGAACTGACCCGCGCCTTCGTCGAACCCGGCTTCAAGGAATTCGAGCGCAAGCGCGCGCCGCAGGTCGGCTTCGTCATGCTCACCCAGTACGCGGCGAGCATCCCGGCACCGGCTGCCTTCGCGCCGGAAGCCCTGACCAACGTGCTCGGCGAATACCTGGCGAAGAACGGCAAGACCCAGCTGCGCATCGCCGAAACCGAGAAATACGCCCATGTCACCTTCTTCTTCTCCGGCGGCCGCGAAGAGCCGTTCGAAGGCGAAGAGCGCATCCTGATTCCCTCGCCGAATGTCGCCACCTACGACCTCAAGCCGGAAATGAGCGCACCCGAAGTCACCGACAGGATCGTCGATGCCATCGGGAACCAGCGTTATGACGTGATCATCGTCAATTACGCCAACGGCGACATGGTCGGCCACACCGGCGTATTCGAGGCTGCGGTCAAGGCCGTGGAAACCCTCGACACCTGCGTCGGCCGCATCACCGCCGCGCTGGAGAAGGTCGGCGGCGAAGCACTGATCACCGCCGACCACGGCAACGTCGAGCAGATGGAAGACGAGTGCACCGGCCAGGCGCACACTGCGCACACCTGCGAGCCGGTGCCGTTCATCTACGTCGGCAAGCGCCCGGCGCGCATCCGCGAGGGCGGTGTGCTGGCGGACGTGGCACCGACCCTGCTCAAGCTGATGGGCCTGGAACAACCGGCCGAAATGACCGGCAAGACCATCGTCGAGCTGGAATAA
- a CDS encoding rhodanese-like domain-containing protein, producing MFANLIEFIINHYVLSGMFVVLLVLLIVTEMRKGGQSLSSRELTALVNSDQGVVLDVRAQKDFSAGHIVGSLHIPYDKVVARIAELEKHKAKTIVVVDAMGQHAGSIARELKKAGYTAAKLSGGIATWRGDNLPLVK from the coding sequence ATGTTCGCCAACCTGATTGAATTCATCATTAATCACTATGTACTGAGTGGCATGTTCGTCGTGCTGCTGGTGCTGCTGATCGTTACCGAGATGCGCAAGGGCGGGCAGAGCCTGTCGAGCCGCGAACTCACCGCGCTGGTCAACAGCGATCAGGGCGTGGTGCTCGATGTGCGTGCGCAGAAGGATTTCTCCGCCGGCCATATCGTCGGTTCGCTGCATATCCCCTACGACAAGGTGGTTGCGCGTATCGCCGAACTGGAAAAGCACAAGGCCAAGACCATCGTCGTCGTCGACGCCATGGGGCAGCACGCCGGCAGCATCGCCCGCGAACTGAAGAAGGCCGGTTACACCGCCGCCAAGCTCTCCGGTGGCATCGCTACCTGGCGCGGCGACAACCTGCCGCTGGTGAAGTGA
- the grxC gene encoding glutaredoxin 3 — protein MTDVVIYSSDWCPYCIRAKQLLASKGVDYEEIRVDGEPAIRAEMTRKAGRTSVPQIWIGSTHVGGCDDLYALERAGKLDALLQNPA, from the coding sequence ATGACCGACGTGGTCATCTACTCCAGCGACTGGTGCCCCTATTGCATCCGGGCTAAGCAGCTGCTGGCCAGCAAAGGGGTGGATTACGAGGAAATCCGTGTCGACGGCGAGCCTGCCATTCGCGCGGAGATGACCCGCAAGGCCGGGCGCACCTCGGTGCCGCAGATCTGGATCGGCAGCACCCATGTCGGCGGTTGTGACGACCTCTATGCCCTGGAGCGCGCCGGCAAGCTCGACGCCCTGCTGCAGAACCCCGCATAA
- the secB gene encoding protein-export chaperone SecB gives MTEQANSGAAAAESQNPQFSLQRIYVKDLSFEAPKSPEIFRQEWTPSVGLDLNTRQKALEGDFHEVVLTLSVTVKNGEEVAFIAEVQQAGIFLIKGLDAASMSHTLGAFCPNILFPYAREALDSLVTRGSFPALMLSPVNFDALYAQELQRMQQAGEASAH, from the coding sequence ATGACCGAGCAAGCCAACAGCGGCGCCGCCGCTGCCGAATCGCAGAACCCGCAATTCTCCCTGCAGCGCATCTACGTGAAGGATCTGTCCTTCGAAGCGCCGAAGAGCCCGGAAATCTTCCGTCAGGAATGGACGCCGAGCGTAGGCCTGGACCTCAACACCCGCCAGAAGGCCCTGGAAGGTGACTTCCACGAAGTGGTGCTGACCCTGTCGGTGACCGTCAAGAACGGCGAAGAAGTCGCCTTCATCGCCGAAGTGCAGCAGGCCGGCATCTTCCTGATCAAGGGCCTCGACGCAGCCTCGATGAGCCACACCCTCGGCGCCTTCTGCCCGAACATCCTGTTCCCCTACGCCCGTGAAGCGTTGGACAGCCTGGTGACCCGTGGCTCGTTCCCGGCCCTGATGCTGTCGCCGGTCAACTTCGACGCGCTGTACGCCCAGGAGCTGCAGCGCATGCAGCAGGCTGGCGAAGCCTCCGCTCACTAG
- the trmL gene encoding tRNA (uridine(34)/cytosine(34)/5-carboxymethylaminomethyluridine(34)-2'-O)-methyltransferase TrmL, whose translation MFHVILFQPEIPPNTGNIIRLCANSGCQLHLIEPLGFELDDKRLRRAGLDYHEYATLKRHPDLQSCLEALGQPRLFAFTTKGSQPFHEIAYQPGDAFLFGPESRGLPEEVRNALPPEQRVRLPMRAGCRSLNLSNTVAVTVYEAWRQNGFAEAD comes from the coding sequence ATGTTCCACGTCATCCTCTTTCAACCGGAAATTCCGCCCAATACCGGCAACATTATCAGGCTGTGCGCCAACAGCGGTTGCCAGCTGCACCTGATCGAACCACTGGGCTTCGAACTGGACGACAAGCGCCTGCGCCGCGCCGGTCTGGACTATCACGAATACGCCACGCTCAAGCGCCATCCCGACTTGCAGAGCTGTCTCGAGGCCCTTGGCCAGCCACGCCTGTTTGCCTTCACCACCAAGGGGTCGCAGCCCTTCCACGAGATCGCCTACCAGCCCGGCGATGCCTTTCTGTTCGGACCGGAAAGCCGTGGCCTGCCCGAAGAAGTGCGTAACGCCCTGCCGCCCGAGCAGCGCGTACGCCTGCCGATGCGCGCCGGCTGCCGCAGCCTGAACCTGTCCAACACGGTGGCCGTGACCGTTTACGAGGCCTGGCGACAGAACGGTTTCGCCGAAGCCGACTGA